A genomic window from Bradyrhizobium lupini includes:
- a CDS encoding septal ring lytic transglycosylase RlpA family protein, whose product MSCFARAENARISPASLCRILLATIGAASLAACAQSPVGRQKADLGTHRQAAVERPHRVAALHPRPISRARIPDGDAKQSVSHGVASFYSDTETASGERFDKNELTAAHPSLPFGTKLRVTDVSSGRFVTVRINDRGPYVRGRVVDVSPSAAEALGMVDKGVTNVRLDVVQ is encoded by the coding sequence ATGTCTTGCTTTGCACGTGCCGAAAATGCCCGGATTTCGCCGGCAAGCCTGTGCCGGATCCTGCTCGCCACCATCGGCGCGGCGTCGCTTGCGGCGTGTGCGCAATCGCCGGTCGGCCGCCAGAAGGCCGATCTCGGCACCCACCGCCAGGCCGCTGTCGAACGACCGCACAGGGTGGCGGCGCTGCATCCGCGTCCGATCAGCCGGGCGCGCATCCCCGACGGTGATGCAAAGCAGAGCGTCTCCCACGGCGTCGCCAGTTTCTATTCGGACACGGAGACGGCGAGCGGCGAGAGGTTCGACAAGAACGAATTGACCGCGGCCCATCCCAGCCTGCCGTTCGGCACCAAGCTGCGCGTCACCGATGTCTCATCCGGCCGCTTCGTCACCGTCAGGATCAACGATCGCGGGCCGTATGTTCGCGGACGCGTGGTCGACGTCTCTCCCTCCGCGGCGGAGGCGCTCGGCATGGTCGACAAGGGTGTCACCAATGTCCGGCTCGACGTGGTGCAATAA
- a CDS encoding alpha/beta hydrolase fold domain-containing protein: protein MPDAMVAARTSDTGRGTSQQVDVAVVGAGFAGLYLLHRLRKAGLTAVGLEEAGDVGGTWYWNRYPGARCDIQTIDYSYTFDPDLETAWTWSEKYATQPEILRYLGFVADRYDLRRDIRFKTKVTEAKWDEAIERWQLTTDNGAAVSCRHYIMATGCLSAPKPPEIDGVKDFKGEVYFTGRWPHDGVNLAGKRVAVIGTGSSAIQSIPLIAEQAAHLTVFQRTPNFALPAHNGPAPSDRMSLLQGDRAAYREQARQSMAGVPYPQQTVVSWQLSDAERRERFERAWAAGDLVHILTQLWADQAVDIDGNKIVQDLIREKIRAAVKDPETAAALMPDDHPFGAKRPCLDTNYYATYNRPNVTLVNLRQEPIKAITASGITTAKRSVDVDVIVFATGFDAMTGAIRAVHPITGRGGKSLTDVWAQGPQTYLGLTVAGFPNFFMITGPGSPSVLSNMAVSIEQHVDWVVDRLKALRDGGFTTIEPTETAQAGWNRHMADCSMVTLHRLANTWYTGANVPGKVQGLMPYTGGVGPYRSICDEVVSRGMLGFKLTGPDVAAQCNDGEVVRLQPDVRLVLNLLASLNLPPIESMGALGARAFVDEFNKGRPAGRPIGEMVDGTLTGADGPLPYRVYRPATPGPHPVVVYFHGGGWVLGDEQSDEPFCRDMVRRTGMMLVSVGYRHAPEHRFPAAAEDGYAATRWIAEHAAELGGRPGPVLVAGWSAGGNIAAVTCQLARDRGGPEIAGQLLICPVTDCTFDRPSYNDNATGYFLTRSLMYWFWDLYCSPTDRTDPRASPLRGKVERLPPAFVVTCEFDPLRDEGIAYAEAMAAAGVPVEQLKARGHFHSSFTMVDVIITGAPGRVQMAEALRRFAGLPPEVSRGDETSLGRTGTEHRIAAAAS, encoded by the coding sequence ATGCCTGATGCAATGGTTGCTGCACGTACTTCGGACACGGGGCGCGGAACCAGCCAGCAGGTCGATGTTGCCGTGGTCGGTGCCGGATTTGCCGGCCTCTATCTTCTGCATCGGCTGCGCAAGGCCGGCCTGACGGCGGTCGGCCTCGAAGAAGCCGGCGACGTCGGCGGCACCTGGTACTGGAACCGATATCCCGGCGCGCGCTGCGACATCCAGACCATCGATTACAGCTACACCTTCGATCCCGACCTCGAGACCGCCTGGACCTGGTCGGAGAAATACGCGACCCAGCCCGAGATCCTGCGCTATCTCGGCTTCGTCGCCGACCGCTACGATCTCAGGCGTGACATCCGCTTCAAGACCAAGGTCACGGAAGCGAAATGGGACGAGGCGATCGAGCGCTGGCAGCTCACCACCGACAATGGCGCAGCGGTCTCCTGCCGCCATTACATCATGGCCACCGGCTGCCTCTCGGCGCCGAAGCCGCCGGAGATCGACGGCGTGAAGGACTTCAAGGGCGAGGTCTATTTCACCGGGCGCTGGCCGCATGACGGCGTCAATCTCGCCGGCAAGCGCGTCGCGGTGATCGGCACGGGATCGTCGGCCATTCAGTCGATCCCGCTGATCGCCGAGCAGGCTGCGCACCTGACCGTGTTCCAGCGCACGCCGAATTTCGCGCTTCCGGCGCACAACGGTCCCGCGCCGTCCGATCGCATGAGCCTGCTGCAAGGCGATCGCGCGGCCTATCGCGAGCAGGCGCGCCAGTCGATGGCCGGCGTGCCCTATCCGCAGCAGACGGTCGTGAGCTGGCAATTAAGCGATGCCGAGCGTCGTGAGCGGTTCGAACGCGCTTGGGCGGCCGGCGACCTCGTCCACATCCTGACCCAGCTCTGGGCCGACCAGGCGGTCGACATCGACGGCAACAAGATCGTCCAGGACCTGATCCGCGAGAAGATCCGCGCCGCCGTCAAAGACCCCGAGACCGCCGCGGCGCTGATGCCGGACGATCATCCGTTCGGCGCCAAACGCCCCTGCCTCGATACCAACTATTACGCGACCTACAACCGGCCGAACGTCACGCTGGTCAATCTGCGTCAGGAGCCGATCAAGGCGATCACCGCAAGTGGGATCACGACGGCCAAGCGCAGCGTCGACGTGGACGTGATCGTGTTCGCGACCGGCTTCGACGCCATGACCGGCGCGATCCGCGCCGTGCATCCGATCACCGGACGTGGCGGCAAGTCGCTCACCGACGTCTGGGCGCAGGGGCCGCAGACCTATCTCGGCCTCACTGTCGCAGGCTTCCCGAACTTCTTCATGATCACCGGTCCCGGCAGCCCGTCGGTGCTGTCGAACATGGCGGTGTCAATCGAGCAGCATGTCGACTGGGTCGTCGACCGGCTCAAAGCATTGCGCGACGGCGGCTTCACCACGATCGAGCCGACCGAGACGGCGCAGGCCGGCTGGAACAGGCACATGGCCGATTGCTCGATGGTGACGCTGCACCGGCTCGCCAACACCTGGTACACGGGCGCCAACGTGCCCGGCAAGGTGCAGGGCCTGATGCCCTATACCGGCGGCGTCGGTCCCTATCGCAGCATCTGCGACGAGGTGGTCAGCCGCGGCATGCTCGGCTTCAAGCTGACCGGCCCCGACGTCGCCGCGCAATGCAATGACGGCGAGGTGGTGCGGCTGCAGCCGGACGTGCGGCTGGTGCTGAACCTGCTGGCGTCACTCAACCTGCCGCCGATCGAGTCGATGGGCGCCCTCGGCGCCCGCGCCTTCGTCGACGAGTTCAACAAGGGCCGCCCGGCGGGACGGCCGATCGGCGAGATGGTCGACGGCACCCTGACAGGCGCCGACGGTCCGCTGCCTTACCGGGTATACCGGCCGGCAACGCCGGGGCCGCATCCGGTGGTGGTCTATTTCCACGGCGGCGGCTGGGTGCTCGGCGACGAGCAGTCGGACGAGCCGTTCTGCCGCGACATGGTGCGGCGGACCGGCATGATGCTGGTCAGCGTCGGCTATCGTCATGCGCCCGAGCATCGTTTCCCGGCCGCGGCCGAAGACGGCTATGCGGCGACGCGCTGGATCGCCGAGCACGCCGCCGAGCTCGGCGGCAGGCCGGGCCCGGTGCTGGTCGCGGGCTGGAGCGCCGGCGGCAACATCGCCGCCGTCACCTGCCAGCTTGCGCGCGATCGCGGCGGCCCTGAGATCGCGGGCCAACTCCTGATCTGCCCGGTCACCGACTGCACCTTCGACCGCCCCTCCTACAACGACAATGCGACCGGCTATTTCCTGACGCGCTCGCTGATGTACTGGTTCTGGGACCTCTACTGCTCGCCGACCGACCGCACCGATCCACGCGCCTCGCCGCTCCGCGGCAAGGTCGAAAGGCTACCGCCGGCCTTCGTCGTCACCTGCGAATTCGATCCCCTGCGCGACGAAGGCATCGCCTATGCCGAGGCGATGGCAGCCGCCGGCGTCCCGGTCGAGCAACTCAAGGCGCGCGGCCATTTCCATTCATCCTTCACGATGGTGGACGTGATCATCACCGGCGCGCCGGGCCGGGTGCAGATGGCCGAGGCCTTGCGGCGCTTTGCCGGGTTGCCGCCGGAGGTCAGCCGCGGCGATGAGACCAGCCTCGGCCGCACTGGTACGGAGCACAGAATCGCGGCCGCCGCGAGCTGA
- a CDS encoding carboxylesterase/lipase family protein codes for MRSVFALFATSLVLCCAGSVVAQPVGQFPFALTREGQMLGAVEGEVASFKGLAYAAAPIGPLRWRPPQAAPESSEMRTAYAYGAPCLQPSLPGSSEDCLTLNVFRPFGVDGPLPVMMFIHDGAFVSGTANDPLFDGARLAQAGLIVVTVNFRLGAFGWLSDPALSEGGSGNFGLMDQIAALHWVHDNIAAFGGDPTNVTLFGSGAGATSIALLMLSEQSRDLFQKAILQSIPGRARLRSAQEAEIVGRQFVAVLGRQADLRTAEPQRLLAVEKHFLEKSPRSFAPTIDGSLVSEEVAAGFAAGHESRIPLIIGSNDDETGFDGELDIREELASSGTTSDELRRLYPDLARPSDRAARFYTDRVFSEPVRLLARLHAASGAPTFRYRFTYVPEARRANPEGGHGRELQFIFGVEGMPGAGILSGADREVANRMRAYWINFARSGDPNGADLPHWDSAAGSDRLLLIANDGIASGDDPWSERLDRFAH; via the coding sequence ATGCGGTCTGTGTTCGCGCTTTTTGCGACGTCTCTCGTCCTCTGTTGCGCCGGCTCGGTCGTGGCCCAGCCGGTCGGCCAGTTTCCATTTGCGCTGACGCGCGAAGGACAGATGCTTGGCGCCGTCGAAGGCGAGGTGGCCTCGTTCAAGGGGCTGGCCTATGCGGCCGCGCCGATCGGACCGCTGCGCTGGCGTCCGCCGCAGGCTGCACCCGAGAGCTCGGAGATGCGCACCGCCTATGCCTATGGCGCGCCGTGTCTTCAGCCCTCGCTGCCGGGATCGAGCGAGGATTGCCTCACGCTGAACGTGTTTCGTCCGTTCGGGGTCGACGGCCCGCTACCGGTGATGATGTTCATCCACGACGGCGCTTTCGTCAGCGGCACCGCGAATGATCCGCTGTTCGACGGTGCCAGGCTCGCGCAAGCCGGCCTCATCGTGGTGACCGTGAATTTTCGCCTCGGCGCGTTCGGCTGGCTCAGCGATCCCGCGCTGTCGGAAGGCGGCTCCGGCAATTTCGGCCTGATGGACCAGATCGCGGCGCTGCATTGGGTGCACGACAACATCGCGGCCTTCGGCGGTGATCCCACCAACGTCACCTTGTTCGGCAGTGGCGCAGGCGCAACGTCGATCGCGCTGCTGATGCTGTCGGAGCAATCGCGCGATCTCTTCCAGAAAGCCATTCTGCAATCGATCCCCGGCCGTGCGCGCCTGCGTTCGGCACAAGAGGCCGAAATTGTGGGGCGGCAATTCGTGGCGGTGCTGGGGCGACAGGCCGATTTACGTACAGCCGAACCGCAACGCCTGCTTGCCGTCGAAAAACATTTCCTGGAAAAATCGCCGCGCAGCTTCGCGCCGACGATCGATGGGAGTCTGGTGAGCGAGGAGGTCGCCGCGGGCTTCGCAGCTGGACATGAGAGCCGCATCCCCTTGATCATCGGCTCGAACGACGACGAGACCGGTTTCGACGGCGAGCTGGATATCCGGGAAGAGCTGGCATCGTCAGGCACCACCAGCGATGAGCTGCGCAGGCTCTATCCCGATCTCGCCAGACCTTCGGACCGCGCGGCAAGGTTCTACACCGACAGGGTCTTCTCCGAGCCAGTGAGACTGCTGGCGCGCCTGCATGCCGCCAGCGGTGCGCCGACCTTTCGCTATCGCTTCACCTATGTGCCGGAGGCACGGCGCGCAAACCCCGAGGGCGGTCACGGGCGGGAATTGCAGTTCATCTTCGGCGTCGAAGGCATGCCCGGTGCAGGCATCTTGTCAGGAGCCGATCGCGAGGTCGCAAATCGCATGCGCGCCTACTGGATCAATTTCGCCAGGAGCGGCGATCCCAACGGTGCGGACCTGCCGCATTGGGATTCGGCCGCAGGCAGCGATCGCCTGCTGCTGATCGCGAACGATGGCATCGCGAGCGGAGACGACCCCTGGTCGGAGCGTCTGGACCGGTTCGCGCATTAG
- a CDS encoding SemiSWEET transporter: MDPFLIKLIGFAAATCTTVAYAPQAIKVWKTRSTGDISLGMFLVMVLGLALWLVYGLLSGDAPLVAANAITMVLAGGILFMKLKYG; encoded by the coding sequence ATGGACCCGTTCTTGATCAAGCTGATCGGCTTTGCCGCCGCGACCTGCACCACCGTGGCCTACGCGCCGCAAGCCATCAAAGTGTGGAAGACCCGCTCCACCGGCGATATTTCGCTCGGCATGTTCCTGGTCATGGTGCTTGGGCTGGCGCTCTGGCTCGTCTATGGCCTGCTGTCGGGCGATGCGCCCCTCGTCGCCGCGAACGCCATCACCATGGTGCTCGCCGGCGGCATCCTGTTCATGAAGCTGAAATACGGGTGA
- the glgA gene encoding glycogen synthase GlgA, whose translation MTPVRVLAVASEVYPIVKTGGLADVAGALPIALKAHGVEMRTLMPGYPDVMRVLGGADEIRRWPDYFGGPGRLLAGSHDGLDLFVLDVPHLYVRPGNPYVTPEGVDWPDNGVRFAALSRIAADIGHGLVPAFVPDVVHAHDWQAGLAPAYLHYDNRPRPATVMTIHNMAYQGKFAPELIGSIGLPWRAYGVNDLEYFCGISFLKAGLQFADRITTVSPTYAQEIQTDEGGMGFGGLLRARANALSGILNGIDVSVWNPQEDPHIAYRFGAEDLTFRAANKAVLQQQFNLDSSDEAPLLGVISRLSWQKGLDLLLEAIPTILREGMQLALLGSGDRDLQDRYQAVARANPGRIGVVIGYDEIMAHLIQAGSDALIVPSRFEPCGLTQLCALRYGAVPIVSRVGGLEDTIVDIGEADKSGRDATGFKFAPVTADALAGTLRKANIAFHDKLTWRRLQLSGLATDVSWRNRAGDYAALYRGLMTARA comes from the coding sequence ATGACGCCTGTTCGCGTCCTCGCGGTCGCCTCTGAAGTCTATCCCATCGTCAAGACCGGCGGCCTCGCCGATGTCGCGGGCGCGCTGCCGATTGCGCTGAAGGCACATGGCGTCGAGATGCGCACCTTGATGCCGGGCTATCCCGACGTGATGCGGGTGCTGGGGGGAGCCGACGAAATCCGGCGCTGGCCGGACTATTTCGGCGGACCCGGGCGTCTGCTCGCCGGCTCGCATGACGGCCTCGATCTGTTCGTGCTCGACGTGCCGCATCTCTACGTACGGCCTGGCAACCCCTACGTGACGCCCGAAGGCGTCGACTGGCCGGACAATGGCGTGCGGTTCGCCGCGCTCTCGCGCATCGCGGCCGATATCGGCCACGGCCTCGTTCCCGCCTTCGTGCCCGACGTGGTGCATGCCCATGACTGGCAGGCCGGGCTCGCGCCGGCCTATCTGCACTATGACAACAGGCCGCGGCCGGCCACCGTGATGACCATCCACAACATGGCCTACCAGGGCAAGTTCGCGCCCGAGCTGATCGGTTCGATTGGCCTGCCGTGGCGCGCCTACGGCGTCAACGACCTCGAATATTTCTGCGGCATCAGTTTCTTGAAGGCCGGCCTGCAATTCGCCGATCGCATCACCACGGTCTCGCCGACCTATGCGCAGGAGATCCAGACCGACGAGGGCGGCATGGGGTTCGGCGGCCTGCTTCGCGCCCGCGCGAACGCGCTGAGCGGAATCCTCAACGGCATCGATGTATCCGTTTGGAATCCGCAAGAAGATCCGCACATCGCCTACCGCTTCGGCGCGGAGGACCTCACGTTCCGGGCCGCGAACAAGGCGGTGCTTCAGCAACAGTTCAATCTGGATTCCTCGGACGAAGCGCCATTGCTCGGCGTCATCAGCCGCCTGTCGTGGCAGAAGGGGCTCGATCTCCTGCTCGAAGCCATTCCGACCATTTTGCGCGAAGGCATGCAGCTCGCTTTGCTCGGCAGCGGCGATCGCGATCTCCAGGATCGCTATCAGGCCGTAGCGCGCGCGAACCCTGGCCGGATCGGGGTCGTGATCGGCTACGACGAGATCATGGCGCATCTGATCCAGGCCGGCTCGGACGCGCTCATCGTGCCCTCGCGGTTCGAGCCATGCGGCCTGACCCAGCTCTGCGCGTTGCGCTACGGCGCCGTGCCCATCGTCTCGCGGGTCGGCGGCCTCGAGGATACCATCGTCGATATCGGCGAGGCCGATAAATCAGGCCGCGATGCCACCGGCTTCAAGTTCGCACCCGTCACCGCGGATGCCCTCGCCGGCACGCTGCGCAAGGCCAACATCGCCTTCCACGACAAGCTGACCTGGCGCCGGCTGCAACTGAGCGGCCTTGCGACCGACGTGTCCTGGCGCAACCGCGCCGGTGACTATGCCGCGCTCTATCGCGGCCTCATGACCGCGCGCGCCTGA
- the glgC gene encoding glucose-1-phosphate adenylyltransferase: protein MSAARPEPLARQALAFVLAGGRGSRLLELTDRRAKPAVYFGGKSRIIDFALSNAVNSGIRRIAVATQYKAHSLIRHLQMGWNFFRPERNESFDILPASQRVSENMWYVGTADAVYQNIDIIESHACRFIVVLAGDHIYKMDYEVMLRQHVDSGADVTVGCLEMPRQESSGFGIMHIDENGWIKEFLEKPKDPPPMPGKPDVSLASMGIYVFDAKFLFEELKRDAEDPNSNHDFGKDIIPYLVKNGRAMAHQYSTSCVRSGSDPRAYWRDVGTVDAYWAANIDLTDVVPELDLFDSAWPIWSYSEITPPAKFVHDEESRRGQAVSSLVSGGCIISGASLRRSLLFTGVRVNSYANVENAVIMPYVNVGRGARLKNVVIDRGVEIPEGLVVGEDPELDARRFRTTEQGISLITQPMLDRLNT from the coding sequence ATGAGTGCCGCGAGACCCGAGCCGCTTGCCCGTCAGGCGCTGGCGTTTGTCCTGGCCGGCGGACGCGGCAGCCGGCTGCTGGAGCTGACCGACCGGCGCGCCAAGCCTGCGGTCTATTTCGGCGGAAAATCTCGCATCATCGATTTCGCGCTGTCGAACGCGGTGAACTCGGGCATCCGCCGCATCGCCGTCGCCACCCAGTACAAGGCGCACAGCCTGATCCGGCACCTTCAGATGGGTTGGAACTTCTTCCGCCCCGAGCGCAACGAGAGCTTCGACATCCTCCCGGCGAGCCAGCGCGTCTCCGAAAACATGTGGTATGTCGGCACGGCCGATGCAGTCTACCAGAACATCGACATCATCGAATCCCACGCCTGCCGCTTCATCGTCGTTCTCGCCGGCGACCATATCTATAAAATGGATTACGAGGTGATGCTGCGCCAGCACGTCGACAGCGGCGCCGACGTTACCGTCGGCTGCCTGGAGATGCCGCGCCAGGAATCTTCCGGCTTCGGCATCATGCATATCGACGAGAACGGCTGGATCAAAGAGTTCCTGGAAAAGCCGAAAGATCCGCCGCCGATGCCGGGCAAGCCGGACGTCTCGCTCGCCAGCATGGGCATCTACGTGTTCGACGCGAAATTCCTGTTCGAAGAGCTCAAGCGCGACGCCGAGGATCCGAATTCCAACCACGATTTCGGCAAGGACATCATCCCCTACCTCGTCAAGAACGGCCGCGCCATGGCGCACCAGTATTCGACCTCCTGCGTTCGCTCCGGCAGCGACCCCCGCGCCTATTGGCGCGATGTCGGCACGGTCGACGCCTATTGGGCCGCCAATATCGACCTCACCGACGTGGTGCCCGAGCTCGACTTGTTCGACAGCGCGTGGCCGATCTGGTCCTATTCGGAGATCACACCACCGGCAAAATTCGTCCACGACGAGGAGAGCCGGCGCGGCCAGGCCGTGAGCTCGCTGGTCTCGGGCGGCTGCATCATTTCCGGCGCCTCGCTGCGGCGCTCACTGCTGTTCACCGGCGTGCGCGTCAACTCCTACGCCAATGTCGAGAACGCCGTGATCATGCCCTATGTCAATGTCGGCCGCGGCGCGCGCCTGAAGAACGTCGTGATCGATCGCGGCGTCGAGATCCCGGAAGGGCTCGTCGTCGGCGAAGATCCCGAGCTGGACGCAAGACGCTTCCGCACCACCGAGCAGGGCATTTCGCTCATCACCCAGCCGATGCTCGACAGGCTCAATACATGA
- a CDS encoding AAA family ATPase, which produces MRRDALAFGEFCLDRANALLWRGGERIALAPKPFEVLCYLVGRPGELVTKEELLDAVWSDLHVSESSLAVAVNALRSVLGDDRQSPNYIETVTRRGYRFIAPVATADLPAIERAPEEETASVTEQVVDRRRHWRVGRTGALDTLEKASQLARTGQRQVVFITGEAGIGKTTLLQMTLDRMNQQGLGVLHCSCNELFGTHEAFLPLIGALNECCRRTDGASLLTSIREHAPTWLAQMPGFLGEAERATFQHEVFGATRERMLREFSDLMEHLAVTRPWVIILEDLHWSDFATVDVLSRLARRDRRASILVLATYRPMEVAVGGHPIRAVHQDLRIHGHATELALDRLTGTDVERYLSLRFNSADFARELVERIFARTGGHPLFVSSLLDHLVAQGALVEHELGWRLVSEDAASHDSMPRDLEGMIKQQIDHLTVDERCLLEVASAAGAEFSALHIAGALDRPVLDVEQMCEDLARTDRIIVGAGMTEWPNGSVSGRYAFQHALYQEILYQRLAPARCAKTHALLGAGLEQGYGPQAAEIAAVIARHFELGRDFPKAMHYLGAAAEGSARRFSTREAANYLSRALELVPHLPPEFRVTTRLKLLLQRAWAWRASGDFLNSLQDLSAIVAHAAENGHVREEVNALVDLSRFCLYVDRRQSLPVAEQALIKSRAIDDAAFSALVQGNVANLKLMLRGWDRENADLAERASALITGEQDLSMRLRRCSMEMVLEFLRANYPACCDATTRGKELARLVGDVYLFVLYESVEAFAQIYLGEWGQAQRNLVSALAISERNANPQAVALCHLAIGWLYSEAEEYGSASRRAEDALGPMIEANPFTFFVGRNLLARAYVRMGDLARARQHLDAMERRMEVDRVPMESLVIPHYLLTCCDYWIAIGDLDRAQGSASQFHEVTSAAPDRPFLALCYEAMARIAMLKHDAQLAGGHLSAAMSILRHARLPHATWRVYRTTAGLYESLGQAQRAAKWRDRSCQVIASLAETLDPNDPLRSASFFDAGRDTGPDIAGR; this is translated from the coding sequence GTGCGTAGAGACGCGCTTGCCTTTGGTGAATTCTGCCTCGACCGTGCCAACGCGCTGTTGTGGCGAGGCGGGGAGCGGATCGCGCTGGCGCCGAAGCCGTTCGAGGTTCTTTGCTATCTCGTCGGTCGGCCCGGTGAGCTCGTCACCAAGGAAGAGTTGCTCGACGCGGTCTGGTCCGATCTGCACGTCAGCGAGTCGAGCCTCGCCGTTGCCGTGAACGCGCTACGCTCGGTGCTCGGCGACGACAGGCAGTCCCCCAATTACATCGAGACGGTCACGCGGCGCGGCTATCGTTTCATTGCGCCGGTCGCGACCGCCGACTTGCCTGCGATCGAGCGGGCGCCCGAAGAAGAGACCGCTTCCGTCACGGAGCAGGTCGTCGATCGACGCCGGCACTGGAGAGTCGGGCGCACCGGGGCACTCGACACGCTGGAGAAGGCATCGCAACTCGCTCGCACCGGACAGCGTCAGGTCGTCTTCATCACCGGCGAGGCCGGAATCGGCAAGACCACCCTCTTGCAAATGACGCTCGACAGGATGAACCAGCAGGGACTGGGCGTGCTGCATTGTAGCTGCAACGAGTTGTTCGGCACCCATGAGGCCTTTCTTCCGCTGATCGGAGCGCTGAACGAGTGCTGCCGTCGCACCGATGGAGCATCGCTGCTGACGTCCATCCGCGAGCACGCGCCGACCTGGCTCGCGCAGATGCCCGGTTTCCTCGGCGAAGCAGAGCGGGCCACATTCCAGCATGAGGTCTTTGGCGCAACGCGGGAGCGCATGCTGCGCGAATTTTCCGATCTCATGGAACATCTCGCTGTCACGCGACCATGGGTGATCATCCTGGAAGATCTGCATTGGAGCGACTTTGCCACCGTGGATGTGCTCTCCCGGCTGGCGCGGCGGGATCGGAGGGCTTCTATCCTCGTGCTCGCCACCTACCGGCCGATGGAAGTCGCCGTCGGCGGACATCCTATCCGTGCCGTTCATCAGGACTTGCGGATTCACGGACACGCCACTGAGCTCGCGCTCGATCGACTGACCGGCACCGACGTCGAACGCTATCTGTCCCTGCGCTTCAACTCGGCCGATTTTGCCAGAGAGCTGGTCGAGCGCATCTTCGCGCGAACCGGCGGGCATCCTCTGTTCGTGTCGTCTCTGCTCGATCATCTCGTGGCGCAGGGTGCGCTGGTCGAGCACGAATTGGGCTGGCGGCTGGTCAGCGAAGACGCAGCCTCGCATGACAGCATGCCGCGCGATCTGGAAGGAATGATCAAGCAGCAGATCGATCACCTCACCGTGGACGAGCGCTGCCTGCTCGAGGTCGCCAGTGCGGCGGGAGCGGAGTTTTCCGCGCTCCATATCGCCGGTGCGCTGGACCGTCCCGTGCTGGATGTCGAGCAGATGTGCGAGGACCTGGCACGGACCGATCGCATCATCGTCGGGGCCGGCATGACCGAGTGGCCGAACGGAAGCGTTTCCGGTCGGTATGCGTTCCAGCACGCGCTTTACCAGGAGATCCTCTACCAGCGGCTCGCACCAGCGCGCTGCGCGAAAACCCATGCGCTGCTTGGGGCGGGGCTCGAGCAGGGCTATGGGCCGCAGGCTGCGGAGATCGCCGCCGTTATCGCGCGCCATTTCGAACTGGGCCGTGATTTCCCGAAAGCGATGCATTATCTGGGCGCGGCGGCCGAGGGCTCGGCGCGAAGGTTCAGCACGCGCGAGGCCGCCAATTACCTGTCCCGCGCCTTGGAGCTGGTGCCGCATCTGCCGCCGGAATTTCGGGTGACGACACGTCTGAAGTTGCTGCTTCAGCGCGCCTGGGCCTGGCGGGCCAGTGGAGATTTCCTGAATTCCCTGCAGGATCTCAGCGCTATCGTGGCGCACGCGGCGGAGAACGGGCACGTGCGCGAAGAGGTGAACGCGCTGGTCGATCTCAGCAGATTCTGTCTTTACGTCGATCGGCGCCAGAGCCTGCCTGTTGCGGAACAGGCCCTTATCAAAAGCAGGGCGATCGACGACGCCGCATTCAGCGCTCTGGTCCAGGGCAACGTTGCCAATCTGAAGCTGATGCTCCGCGGCTGGGATCGCGAGAATGCGGACCTTGCCGAGCGTGCGTCAGCACTGATCACCGGAGAGCAGGATCTGAGCATGCGGCTGCGACGCTGCTCGATGGAAATGGTGCTGGAGTTTCTGCGCGCGAATTATCCGGCCTGCTGCGATGCGACAACCAGGGGAAAGGAGCTCGCCCGCCTGGTCGGTGACGTCTATCTGTTCGTGCTTTATGAATCGGTCGAGGCGTTTGCCCAGATTTATCTCGGCGAATGGGGCCAGGCGCAACGAAACCTCGTCTCCGCGTTGGCTATCTCGGAGCGGAATGCAAATCCGCAGGCCGTCGCGCTGTGTCATCTCGCGATCGGATGGCTGTACTCCGAGGCGGAGGAATATGGCAGCGCGTCACGGCGTGCGGAGGATGCGCTCGGCCCGATGATCGAGGCCAATCCGTTCACCTTCTTCGTTGGCAGGAATCTGCTGGCGCGAGCTTATGTCAGGATGGGCGACCTGGCTCGGGCGCGGCAGCATCTCGATGCGATGGAGCGGCGAATGGAGGTCGACCGGGTGCCGATGGAGTCGCTGGTCATCCCCCATTATCTGCTGACTTGCTGCGACTATTGGATCGCGATCGGCGATCTGGACCGTGCCCAGGGCTCGGCCAGCCAGTTTCACGAGGTGACGAGCGCGGCACCTGACCGGCCGTTTCTCGCGCTGTGCTACGAGGCCATGGCGAGAATTGCGATGCTGAAGCACGATGCGCAACTCGCCGGCGGGCATCTGTCGGCGGCCATGTCGATCCTCCGCCATGCCAGGTTGCCGCATGCCACCTGGCGGGTTTACCGCACGACCGCGGGGCTCTATGAGAGCCTCGGACAAGCGCAAAGGGCTGCCAAGTGGCGGGACCGCTCCTGCCAGGTGATCGCATCGCTGGCAGAGACGCTTGATCCCAATGATCCGCTGCGCTCGGCATCCTTTTTCGACGCAGGCCGGGACACCGGGCCCGATATTGCGGGACGCTGA